A section of the Petrimonas sulfuriphila genome encodes:
- a CDS encoding TonB-dependent receptor, with protein sequence MNKIVILRGFIPGKIVLTMKFIVIFMLAGICNAFALSHAQSEKITVKAKDATFNEVVSIIEKQSSYVFFYKNRDVDNSYRFNLDMTDKTVKEILEVMTQNTSLSYSVSDKYIFFDRKRTIELVSEQQPQQKVVTGKVTDVNGEPVIGANIIEKGTSNGTITDVNGSFSLRVALDAILHVSYIGYLPYEITTTGQTSLSVIIQEDTKTLDEVVVVGYGTMKKSDLTGSVASVKGEDLTGIPVRSASEALQGKVPGVTIMSTGGSPGTPPSVRIRGIGTVNGNDPLYVVDGFPQSDIGWLNQNDIQSMEILKDASAEAIYGSRGANGVVIITTKKGTMSSTHRMNVNLDVYFGKQNVTKKFDLLDAEEFIDYRNLAYTNGTGQPWISSSDKQQLLDFLKNNFGSTKGTDWQEQIFQSAPIRNYNLSISNGTEKTSYYSSLGYMSQDGIVKESDFKRVSWRTTVDNQLTSWARLSSNFSIVSQERRNVVENTIYDGTIFSSLTVDPVTPIFRTNLNNVAPLLANLLLIDKIDASNPYTAYSPVFFNNRANPVAQLDINKNNRWKDVTFRGGSTLDIDIFKWLKYRGTVNLSIYRANPEYFTPSYYIGAYQNNIDGYVGAASYFSNYTVIDNLLTLDKTYDWNGKQHTTFLLGNSVEMTKGGAFSASKTGIVTNAESQTVIDAATKNPSAGGSKYNGSMVSYFGRLFHSWQDRYLLTATLRYDGSSSFGIGNRWGVFPSASAAWVFSEESFLKNMDSHLSNGKLRLSWGQIGNQAIDGGAYRSTYSLNSGYFFFNGIFQLAGGKSYMGNPNVKWETTEQTDLGIDLGFFDNKLTFVGDLFYKKTKDMLLQVPLPHYLGYTNNPWTNAGSIENKGIELSINYLGSTGDLNYSLGGNFFTYSNKVLSLGGGQPLYGVGYDNKTITKTEVGQPVGYFYGLKTNGIFQSQQEIDSYKNAEGKQVVQDKARPGDLRYVDVNNDGIISDADRTYLGSPFPKFTFGLNASFDYKGFDLLMDFYGVQGNTIMNMKKLDLYSGTAYYNAPKDLMENAWSETNKSNTQFRITTDNSTNVQVSDWLAEDGSYFQMKNIQIGYRLPANLLKKIYMQEMRIWIGAYNLFTLTKYTGMSPEIADSRPLFNGVDIAFYPQARQYLIGLSVKF encoded by the coding sequence ATGAATAAAATAGTAATCTTACGAGGATTTATACCCGGAAAAATAGTATTAACCATGAAGTTTATCGTAATTTTTATGTTGGCGGGCATTTGTAATGCATTTGCTCTGAGTCACGCACAAAGTGAAAAAATTACTGTTAAAGCAAAGGATGCCACTTTTAACGAGGTGGTTTCCATAATTGAAAAACAATCGAGTTATGTGTTTTTTTATAAAAACCGCGATGTGGATAATTCTTACCGGTTCAATTTAGATATGACTGATAAAACGGTTAAAGAAATTCTGGAAGTGATGACCCAAAACACTTCTTTGTCATATTCTGTTTCCGACAAGTATATTTTTTTCGATCGCAAACGCACTATCGAACTGGTATCTGAACAACAACCCCAGCAAAAAGTTGTTACGGGAAAGGTTACCGATGTAAACGGTGAACCTGTTATTGGTGCTAACATTATAGAGAAAGGAACAAGTAATGGCACTATCACCGATGTTAATGGGAGTTTTTCGTTGCGTGTGGCTCTTGATGCCATTCTACATGTATCTTATATTGGTTATCTTCCTTATGAAATAACAACAACCGGACAAACATCATTAAGTGTTATAATACAGGAAGATACAAAAACATTGGATGAAGTAGTGGTCGTTGGGTATGGTACTATGAAGAAAAGTGACTTGACAGGTTCTGTTGCTAGTGTCAAAGGAGAAGATTTAACCGGAATACCGGTTAGATCTGCATCAGAAGCATTACAAGGAAAAGTCCCTGGGGTTACCATTATGTCAACAGGAGGCAGCCCGGGAACACCCCCGTCGGTAAGGATTAGGGGTATCGGAACGGTTAACGGGAACGATCCTCTTTATGTGGTTGATGGTTTTCCTCAATCAGATATAGGGTGGCTTAATCAAAATGATATCCAATCGATGGAAATTCTGAAGGATGCATCAGCAGAAGCCATTTATGGATCACGTGGTGCCAACGGAGTTGTTATTATTACTACAAAAAAAGGGACAATGAGTAGCACTCATAGAATGAATGTGAACTTAGATGTTTATTTTGGCAAACAAAATGTTACAAAAAAATTCGATCTTTTAGATGCTGAAGAGTTTATTGATTATCGGAACTTAGCCTATACAAACGGAACTGGACAACCTTGGATTTCGTCAAGTGACAAGCAACAATTATTGGATTTCTTGAAGAATAATTTCGGTAGTACAAAAGGTACGGACTGGCAGGAGCAAATATTTCAATCTGCTCCCATCCGTAATTATAATTTATCCATCTCCAACGGAACAGAAAAAACCTCTTATTATTCTTCCCTTGGTTATATGTCTCAGGATGGAATTGTGAAAGAATCTGACTTTAAAAGAGTTTCATGGAGAACAACCGTGGACAATCAGTTAACCAGCTGGGCCAGGCTTTCCAGCAATTTTTCCATTGTTTCGCAAGAACGCCGCAATGTAGTGGAAAACACTATTTACGATGGAACAATATTCTCCTCATTAACAGTAGATCCGGTTACCCCAATTTTTAGAACCAATTTAAATAACGTAGCTCCTTTATTGGCCAACTTATTGTTGATTGACAAAATTGACGCAAGTAATCCTTATACGGCTTACAGTCCTGTTTTTTTTAACAACAGAGCCAATCCGGTTGCACAATTGGATATAAATAAGAATAATAGGTGGAAGGATGTTACCTTTAGAGGAGGAAGCACGTTGGATATTGACATCTTCAAATGGTTGAAATACAGAGGGACAGTAAATTTATCGATATACAGGGCTAATCCTGAGTATTTTACGCCCTCCTATTATATTGGGGCTTATCAAAATAATATAGACGGATATGTAGGTGCAGCATCCTATTTTTCAAATTATACGGTGATTGATAACTTATTAACTTTGGACAAAACATACGATTGGAATGGAAAGCAACACACGACATTTTTATTGGGGAATTCTGTTGAAATGACTAAAGGTGGGGCATTCAGTGCATCAAAAACAGGTATTGTAACCAATGCGGAAAGTCAGACAGTAATTGATGCAGCCACTAAGAATCCATCTGCCGGGGGAAGTAAATACAATGGATCGATGGTTTCCTATTTTGGACGTCTTTTCCATTCGTGGCAAGATAGATATTTGTTAACCGCCACTCTAAGATACGATGGTTCGTCCAGTTTCGGTATCGGAAATAGGTGGGGAGTATTTCCGTCGGCATCAGCTGCTTGGGTGTTTTCAGAAGAAAGTTTTCTGAAAAACATGGATAGTCATCTATCTAATGGAAAACTGCGTTTAAGCTGGGGACAAATAGGAAACCAAGCAATAGACGGAGGAGCGTATCGTTCAACATATAGTCTTAACAGTGGATATTTCTTCTTTAACGGGATTTTCCAGTTAGCCGGTGGAAAAAGCTATATGGGTAATCCAAACGTAAAATGGGAAACTACAGAACAGACGGATTTAGGTATAGATTTGGGTTTTTTTGATAACAAATTAACTTTTGTTGGTGACTTATTCTATAAAAAGACAAAAGACATGCTTTTGCAGGTACCACTACCTCACTATTTAGGTTATACTAATAACCCATGGACAAATGCAGGAAGTATTGAGAATAAAGGAATAGAATTAAGTATTAATTATCTGGGAAGTACCGGAGATCTTAATTATTCTTTAGGTGGTAATTTCTTTACTTACTCCAATAAAGTTCTTTCATTAGGTGGAGGTCAGCCTTTATACGGAGTTGGGTATGATAATAAAACCATTACGAAAACTGAAGTTGGTCAGCCAGTAGGTTATTTTTACGGTTTAAAGACCAACGGAATTTTTCAATCACAACAAGAAATCGACAGCTATAAAAATGCCGAAGGCAAACAAGTCGTTCAAGATAAAGCTCGACCGGGTGACTTGAGATATGTTGACGTTAATAATGACGGAATAATTTCTGACGCTGATCGAACATATTTGGGTAGCCCGTTTCCGAAATTTACTTTCGGATTAAATGCAAGTTTCGATTACAAAGGTTTTGATTTATTAATGGATTTCTACGGTGTACAAGGAAATACCATTATGAATATGAAAAAATTGGATTTATATTCGGGAACTGCTTACTATAATGCACCAAAGGATTTGATGGAGAATGCTTGGAGTGAAACAAACAAATCCAATACGCAATTCCGCATTACAACCGACAATTCAACAAATGTCCAAGTATCAGATTGGTTAGCCGAAGACGGCTCATATTTTCAAATGAAAAATATTCAAATTGGATACAGATTGCCTGCAAATCTTCTCAAAAAAATATATATGCAGGAAATGAGAATTTGGATAGGCGCATACAATTTATTCACGTTAACCAAGTACACGGGCATGTCTCCTGAAATTGCTGATAGCAGACCTTTATTCAACGGTGTGGATATTGCGTTTTACCCGCAAGCACGTCAGTATCTAATAGGATTAAGTGTTAAATTTTAA